From a single Variovorax paradoxus genomic region:
- a CDS encoding 2-hydroxyacid dehydrogenase — protein sequence MTFPEAAAVGTLAFYSDFDDFQTWKKALQTQLPALQVIHASQTERPEEIDYAMVWKPPQGIFERMTNLRLIINLGAGVDSLVGRDDLPGNVPITRITDPQMSRMMAGYVLFAVLRHARDIPVFEQAQRSGRWAYRHPRSPEEITVAVLGLGHLGAKAAHEIQRQGFRTLGWSRSLAQIDGVECSAGMETLDSVIGQADIVVLMLPLTPQTRHLFDRARLEKLRPGAAFVNVARGTLVDQAALTELLQSGHIGAATLDVFEHEPLPTGDALWSMPNVLITPHLASVAIPSSSAKQIAANILRVSAGDLPDNIVEPSRGY from the coding sequence ATGACGTTTCCTGAAGCAGCGGCTGTCGGCACCCTGGCCTTCTATAGCGACTTCGACGATTTCCAGACCTGGAAGAAGGCGCTTCAGACCCAGCTTCCGGCACTCCAGGTGATTCACGCAAGCCAGACCGAGCGGCCGGAAGAGATCGACTACGCCATGGTCTGGAAACCCCCGCAGGGCATTTTCGAACGCATGACGAACCTGCGGCTGATCATCAACCTGGGCGCCGGAGTCGACTCGCTGGTGGGACGCGACGACCTCCCAGGGAACGTTCCCATCACCCGGATTACCGATCCGCAGATGTCGCGAATGATGGCCGGGTATGTCCTGTTCGCGGTGCTCCGGCACGCCCGAGATATTCCGGTCTTCGAGCAGGCCCAGCGCTCAGGCCGGTGGGCCTATCGCCACCCGCGTTCGCCGGAGGAAATAACCGTCGCGGTGCTGGGACTGGGGCATTTGGGAGCCAAGGCAGCGCATGAAATTCAGCGCCAGGGGTTCAGAACACTGGGCTGGTCGCGCAGCCTTGCGCAGATCGATGGCGTGGAGTGTTCGGCCGGCATGGAGACGCTCGATTCCGTGATTGGCCAAGCGGACATCGTCGTCCTGATGCTGCCGCTCACGCCGCAGACAAGGCATCTCTTCGATCGCGCCCGCCTCGAAAAATTACGGCCCGGCGCTGCATTCGTCAACGTCGCCAGGGGCACCCTGGTGGATCAGGCCGCGTTGACGGAACTCCTCCAGAGTGGCCACATCGGCGCGGCAACGCTGGATGTCTTCGAGCACGAACCCCTGCCGACCGGAGATGCGCTGTGGAGCATGCCCAACGTGCTCATCACCCCGCACCTCGCATCAGTGGCCATCCCGTCATCCTCGGCCAAGCAGATCGCGGCCAACATCCTCCGCGTCTCAGCCGGCGACCTGCCCGACAACATCGTCGAGCCATCCCGCGGATATTGA
- a CDS encoding type II 3-dehydroquinate dehydratase yields the protein MTETSNPPISVWFLNGPNANLYGLDSTKNYGTDSFPVLQSRCEQKAASLEVRLRFLQSNHEGQLIDWIQEARGVADGIVINAAGLTYTSIPILDALLSFPGKIIEAHMSNIWKREPFRHHSYISKVADGVIAGLGGDGYELAIEAVARLVRKNKQVS from the coding sequence ATGACCGAAACCTCGAATCCTCCCATCTCCGTCTGGTTCCTGAACGGCCCCAACGCCAACCTCTACGGCCTGGATTCCACCAAGAACTACGGCACGGACAGTTTCCCCGTCCTGCAGTCGCGCTGCGAGCAAAAGGCCGCCTCGCTGGAGGTCCGCCTGCGCTTTCTGCAGTCGAACCATGAAGGACAGCTGATCGACTGGATCCAGGAAGCCCGCGGCGTCGCGGACGGCATCGTCATCAATGCGGCCGGTTTGACCTACACGTCCATCCCCATCCTGGATGCCCTGCTGTCTTTTCCCGGGAAGATCATCGAAGCCCACATGAGCAATATCTGGAAGCGCGAGCCCTTCCGCCATCACTCCTACATATCCAAGGTGGCGGATGGTGTCATTGCCGGACTTGGCGGAGACGGCTATGAACTCGCCATCGAGGCCGTCGCGCGCCTGGTGCGAAAGAACAAACAGGTTTCTTGA
- a CDS encoding glutathione S-transferase family protein, which translates to MKLLFAPTSPFVRKVMVCAHLTGQAEKIQLLDSAAHPVRRDPRIAAHNPLAKVPTLILQDGQVLYDSRVICEYLASQADAGTIFPASGADRWTALSRQALGDGLLDAALLARYELTARPPEFQWPTWREALLTKVTACLASIETIASELAHDKPTIGEITVGCALGYLDFRFPELNWRAKCGIAARWNEAFQRLPAMQATQPYEA; encoded by the coding sequence ATGAAACTCCTCTTTGCTCCGACCTCGCCCTTCGTGCGAAAGGTCATGGTGTGTGCGCATCTGACCGGACAGGCCGAGAAAATCCAACTCCTGGACAGCGCCGCTCATCCGGTTCGACGCGACCCGCGCATCGCGGCTCACAACCCGCTCGCCAAGGTGCCGACCCTGATCCTGCAAGACGGTCAGGTCCTCTACGACAGCCGCGTGATCTGCGAGTACCTGGCCAGCCAAGCGGACGCAGGGACGATATTTCCCGCGTCCGGCGCCGATCGATGGACGGCGCTCAGCCGCCAGGCGCTGGGCGATGGCCTGCTCGACGCCGCGCTGCTGGCGCGCTACGAGCTGACGGCGCGTCCCCCCGAATTCCAGTGGCCCACCTGGCGCGAGGCCCTGTTGACCAAAGTCACGGCCTGCCTCGCCTCGATCGAAACCATTGCATCCGAGCTGGCCCACGACAAGCCCACCATCGGCGAGATCACCGTCGGCTGCGCATTGGGGTATCTGGACTTCCGATTTCCCGAGCTGAACTGGCGCGCGAAATGCGGCATCGCCGCCCGTTGGAACGAAGCTTTCCAGCGCCTGCCCGCCATGCAGGCCACCCAACCCTACGAAGCTTGA
- a CDS encoding NAD(P)H-quinone oxidoreductase yields the protein MQAIVAREPGDASVLVLAERPMPVPGAGEVLLRVLAAGINRPDVMQRQGIAKPAPGITDILGLEVCGEVVACGPGADSALVGQRLMSLVPGGGYAPWCTASVDHSFVVPAPLSDIEAAALPEGLFTVWHNLFELGRLAMGETVLIHGAAGGIGTLAIQMAHVAGCTVIVTDSDEARFPELKALGADLAICWPTTDFTQACLDYTAGRGVDVVLDIVGGDYVRRNLQAMAFGGRHVSLSFMQGSAVSIELLTLMQRQLSLHSSTMRPQSHAEKARMAKRLAHHVMPLLRSRWIAPRIHATFPVGEAAASHAMLESGKVFGKLVLVP from the coding sequence ATGCAAGCCATCGTCGCCCGGGAGCCCGGCGATGCCAGCGTGCTGGTGCTGGCCGAGCGCCCCATGCCCGTCCCCGGCGCCGGCGAAGTCCTGCTGCGCGTGCTGGCCGCCGGCATCAACCGGCCCGATGTCATGCAGCGCCAGGGCATCGCCAAGCCCGCGCCCGGCATCACCGATATCCTCGGACTGGAGGTGTGTGGCGAGGTGGTCGCCTGCGGCCCGGGTGCCGACAGCGCGCTGGTGGGCCAGCGGCTCATGAGCCTGGTGCCCGGTGGAGGCTATGCGCCGTGGTGCACGGCGTCGGTCGATCATTCCTTCGTCGTGCCGGCCCCTCTGTCCGACATCGAGGCCGCGGCCTTGCCCGAAGGACTCTTCACCGTCTGGCACAACCTGTTCGAACTCGGGCGTCTGGCGATGGGCGAGACGGTGCTCATCCACGGCGCCGCGGGCGGCATCGGCACCCTGGCGATCCAGATGGCCCATGTGGCCGGCTGCACGGTCATCGTGACCGACAGCGATGAAGCCCGGTTTCCCGAACTGAAGGCCCTCGGCGCCGATCTGGCGATCTGCTGGCCCACCACCGACTTCACCCAGGCCTGCCTGGACTACACCGCGGGGCGTGGAGTGGACGTGGTGCTCGACATCGTCGGCGGCGACTATGTGCGCCGCAATCTTCAAGCCATGGCTTTCGGCGGACGGCATGTCAGCCTGTCTTTCATGCAGGGCTCGGCGGTCAGCATCGAACTGCTGACACTGATGCAGCGCCAGCTGAGCCTGCACTCCTCCACCATGCGTCCGCAAAGCCACGCCGAAAAGGCCCGCATGGCCAAGCGCCTGGCCCACCACGTCATGCCGCTGCTGAGAAGCCGGTGGATCGCGCCGCGCATCCACGCCACTTTTCCGGTCGGCGAGGCCGCGGCATCGCATGCCATGCTGGAAAGCGGCAAGGTGTTCGGCAAGCTGGTGCTGGTGCCCTGA